DNA sequence from the Bacillus pumilus genome:
CCATTGCAGAATGCTCAGAGCCTTCAATCGGTTCTGAAAGAAGAGAAAAGCCATATCGCTGATAAAGGCCTGTAGCCGCAGTTAATTCCTGGCGGGTTTCTAAATAACATGCTTCATAGTATGTAGAGGCATATTGCAGCGCCGTATCCATCAGTTTTTTGCCCGCACCTTTTCCTTGTGCCTTTGGACTCAGATAAAGCTTTTGTAATTCACATATTTCGTTAGTAAATGGAGCAATGCCAACGCCGCCCATAATATCGCCATTCTCTTCAGCAATCCAATAGGCTGCATGAGTCAATGATTGATAGTATTCGAACAGCTGGTCAAGGTGGGGATCAGTGTAGGCGGTTCCTTCAATCGCCAGATTCGCCGATTCTAGTGACTGGCGGATAATCGCTGCGATATACGGGTTGTCTTTTTGCTCAATGGGTCTCATGTTCATTGGAAGTACCTCCATCGTCATAAAATAAAAAAAGAGAAAGTGAGTTGAAACAACATGTTTTGGCTGCAAACCGCTATTTTTACAATTGTTGTATTATGTCTCTCATGGTGGGCAGGGAGAAGAGGCAGAAACCGTCATGCGGGGCTGATCCTCCCTATATGCTTCATTCTATTTGGATTGGTTTTATTGATAGCCAGTTTCTTCATTGGCAGATGGGAAGGCATGGCACTTAGTATATCAAGCGTCTCTATCGTTCTCTCTTCCATGATTTGTTTGATCATCGTCACAGCGATTCAATTTTTAAAAAAAGATGTCCCTTCTTAAGCAGGGGCATCTCCACTGTTCATCTGATTGTATTCTTCACGAAGGATGCCCATGATGATCACATCTGAGTAGGTACCATTGAAATAAAGCGCTTGACGTCTTTTTCCTTCATATTGAAATCCGGCTTTCTCATAGCTTCTGAAGGCTCTCGGATTGTGGGAAAAGACTTCGAGCTCAAGGCGATTGAGTTCTAACGTCTCAAAGGCGAATGCTTGAACCATTCGGACAGCTTCAGTGCCATAGCCTTTTTGGAAATGTTCTGGTCCATGAAGCGCAATGCGGAAGCTTGCCGTATGATTGATTAAATCAATATCCACAATCGCCGCATCCCCAATCATTTCTTTCGTGTCTAACAGACAAATGGCGAAATCTCGTCTGCTGTCATCTTGTAAAAATCGGGTGTAGGCTGAACGAATTTCTTCTAGTGTGAACGTTTTGCGTGTGCCAGTCATGTAAAGTGTTTCTGCATGCTGGCATCCTCTTTGAATCCCCGGATAATCCTGTTCTTCAATCGGTCTCAAAAATAAGCGGGTCATGACGGATCACCCTCCTCTATATATCGAGATATTTCAATTAAATTCAGATCAGGATCACGGATATAAACAGATTCAACCGGACCTAATGTGCCTGTGCGCCTGACGGGTCCCTCTTCAATAGGAACGACTTGCTTGCGAAGGTGCAGCAGCAAACTGTCCATATCTAAATCGGTGATAAAGCACAAATCACTAGAGCCTGGAAGTGGGTGAGCCGCTGCCGGCTCATATTCATGACCAGCTTCATGAAGATTGATCTTCTGTAAACCAAAACGAAGCGCTTTACGGCCTTCTCCAAAGGTTTCTTCCTTCATTCCTAATACGTTTGTATAAAAGCGAATGGTGTCCTCCATATGTTGTACAGTCAACACGATATGATCAAGTCGTCGTATCATCAGTTTCTCCTCCAAGTATGATCATTGATTGAACTGATTTTATTATATCATTACTTGAAGAGGATACCTTAGTGAATCACGGTGTTGAAGGCATGAAAACGGATGATGAAAAATCCATGTATACTTTGTCTTTTCTTTCTGATACAATCGAAATAGAATATATGTTCTCATTTAAGATAAGGGAGTGATGGAATTGAGTCAGAAAAGGAAGCTGCTTTTTTATGGGGCAATGAGTATCGATGGCTATTTAGCGAGAGAGGATCACAGGCTCGATTGG
Encoded proteins:
- a CDS encoding GNAT family N-acetyltransferase; protein product: MNMRPIEQKDNPYIAAIIRQSLESANLAIEGTAYTDPHLDQLFEYYQSLTHAAYWIAEENGDIMGGVGIAPFTNEICELQKLYLSPKAQGKGAGKKLMDTALQYASTYYEACYLETRQELTAATGLYQRYGFSLLSEPIEGSEHSAMDAWYLKTFSS
- a CDS encoding YesK-like family protein; the protein is MFWLQTAIFTIVVLCLSWWAGRRGRNRHAGLILPICFILFGLVLLIASFFIGRWEGMALSISSVSIVLSSMICLIIVTAIQFLKKDVPS
- a CDS encoding GNAT family N-acetyltransferase, which translates into the protein MTRLFLRPIEEQDYPGIQRGCQHAETLYMTGTRKTFTLEEIRSAYTRFLQDDSRRDFAICLLDTKEMIGDAAIVDIDLINHTASFRIALHGPEHFQKGYGTEAVRMVQAFAFETLELNRLELEVFSHNPRAFRSYEKAGFQYEGKRRQALYFNGTYSDVIIMGILREEYNQMNSGDAPA
- a CDS encoding VOC family protein, which produces MIRRLDHIVLTVQHMEDTIRFYTNVLGMKEETFGEGRKALRFGLQKINLHEAGHEYEPAAAHPLPGSSDLCFITDLDMDSLLLHLRKQVVPIEEGPVRRTGTLGPVESVYIRDPDLNLIEISRYIEEGDPS